Proteins co-encoded in one Leptospira levettii genomic window:
- a CDS encoding helix-turn-helix domain-containing protein, with the protein MLRKKRGIKQYDMARALGVSPSYLSKIETGAQDPTEKFKSSCAKYLKTSVDKLFNESAVEDIYPEFSNGLKNKLWAVRRELGIKQYDFAKKLKVSTPFLSKVELGLLEPPEDFKNLVSKVLKMEKNELFLG; encoded by the coding sequence ATGCTTCGAAAGAAGAGAGGCATCAAACAGTACGATATGGCAAGAGCTTTGGGGGTATCTCCGAGTTATCTTTCCAAAATTGAGACTGGTGCCCAAGATCCGACTGAAAAGTTTAAGTCATCTTGTGCCAAGTATCTCAAAACGTCCGTTGATAAACTCTTTAACGAAAGCGCTGTGGAAGACATCTACCCTGAGTTTTCCAATGGATTGAAAAACAAACTTTGGGCAGTCCGACGTGAGTTAGGAATCAAACAATATGATTTCGCAAAGAAATTAAAAGTTTCGACTCCGTTTCTGTCAAAAGTGGAACTTGGACTTTTAGAACCACCAGAAGATTTTAAGAACCTGGTATCTAAAGTTCTCAAAATGGAAAAAAACGAGCTTTTTTTAGGCTAA
- a CDS encoding LIC12015 family putative lipoprotein — MIRNKLIHRVMLLGLILLPLINCAKDSEILATFDGGTVTRREMNFVIEASKRGNTEPQPISADIQAKILESIALEKILLKDAIKANKVSEADVTKIESLVKDFLKLNVYMREYVKNGLKSKPLEFINLQLALVRGEDEAENLKKAQDLANRLNTMSDKEVAIEIAKSTDDMTRKPIGGKLEPFCTNCAETPLEDILSEVRGVKQGKFIAYAKQGEGRIAYVVRSLGTEKVHPERLRKYFTSVFDEFKEEAMEYGKTHEDAETKASIAYFTEGESADKANQFASHTMKEYEQGLYQKELKKITEESGITVANLPRFTGPDDVDPKVFTPEYSLYSNKDGKSYTWKDLTADFDAIPSQLKQEYKTEKAKTWDMLNLFQSTILQGKIAETSKRVQNVDSEIGYLMQLDKMKVSLALKSLQDEIKAIPVTVTETQMRDAYEAGKLYAYSDQDPKNPQNRIPKPYAAVRERIKSEMEGSQRNSFIEQKVSGLKTTYNLVIASDRLKEVTL, encoded by the coding sequence ATGATTCGAAACAAACTAATACATCGAGTGATGTTACTCGGTTTAATTCTCCTGCCCCTGATCAATTGTGCTAAGGATTCTGAAATCCTAGCTACGTTCGATGGTGGGACTGTAACTAGAAGAGAGATGAATTTTGTAATTGAAGCGTCAAAACGTGGAAACACGGAACCACAACCCATTAGTGCTGACATCCAAGCAAAAATATTAGAAAGTATCGCTTTGGAAAAAATTTTACTCAAAGATGCAATCAAAGCCAATAAAGTTTCTGAAGCAGATGTGACTAAAATTGAATCTTTAGTAAAAGATTTTTTAAAACTCAATGTTTATATGCGTGAGTATGTAAAAAATGGATTAAAATCAAAACCATTAGAATTTATCAATTTACAACTTGCATTAGTCCGTGGTGAAGATGAGGCGGAAAATTTGAAAAAAGCCCAAGATCTTGCTAACCGTTTGAACACAATGTCAGACAAAGAAGTAGCCATCGAAATCGCAAAATCAACTGATGATATGACAAGGAAACCAATCGGCGGAAAATTAGAACCTTTTTGTACGAATTGCGCAGAGACTCCACTCGAAGACATTTTAAGTGAAGTTAGAGGTGTGAAACAAGGTAAATTTATCGCCTACGCAAAACAAGGCGAAGGAAGAATTGCTTATGTAGTACGTTCTCTCGGAACGGAAAAAGTACACCCAGAAAGACTTCGTAAATATTTTACATCAGTCTTTGATGAATTCAAAGAAGAAGCAATGGAATATGGTAAAACCCATGAAGACGCAGAAACCAAGGCAAGTATTGCATACTTTACCGAAGGTGAATCTGCAGATAAAGCCAATCAATTTGCATCGCATACTATGAAAGAGTATGAGCAAGGTTTGTACCAAAAAGAACTTAAAAAAATCACAGAGGAAAGTGGAATCACTGTCGCAAACCTTCCTAGATTCACAGGACCGGATGATGTTGATCCAAAAGTTTTCACTCCAGAATATAGCTTATATTCTAATAAAGATGGGAAAAGTTATACATGGAAAGATTTAACTGCTGATTTTGATGCAATCCCTTCCCAACTCAAACAAGAGTATAAAACGGAAAAAGCAAAAACTTGGGATATGTTGAACCTTTTCCAATCTACAATCCTCCAAGGAAAAATTGCAGAGACATCTAAAAGAGTGCAAAACGTAGATAGTGAAATTGGTTACCTCATGCAATTAGATAAAATGAAAGTGAGTTTGGCATTAAAATCCCTTCAAGATGAAATCAAAGCCATCCCGGTAACTGTGACCGAAACTCAAATGCGTGATGCGTATGAAGCTGGAAAATTGTATGCATATTCTGACCAAGATCCTAAAAATCCACAAAATCGAATTCCGAAGCCATATGCAGCGGTAAGAGAACGAATTAAATCAGAAATGGAAGGTTCTCAACGAAATTCGTTCATTGAACAAAAAGTATCTGGCCTAAAAACTACTTATAACTTAGTGATCGCAAGCGATCGTCTAAAAGAAGTTACATTATAG
- a CDS encoding STAS domain-containing protein, which translates to MSLDDLVVSTEKIDTVYVTKLQGNLNNFTAEKCIKSVTNSLKHGSVILDLEELNMVTTQGIVAFKTLNEEAFLQKHKIILINLPLSVRQAFLMAGVRNLFPIANNEEAAFKMASRPSR; encoded by the coding sequence ATGAGTTTAGACGATTTAGTAGTTTCCACTGAAAAAATTGATACCGTTTACGTAACCAAATTACAGGGAAATCTAAACAACTTCACAGCAGAAAAGTGCATCAAATCGGTCACCAATTCCTTAAAACATGGGTCAGTCATTCTTGATTTAGAGGAACTGAACATGGTCACAACCCAAGGCATTGTTGCTTTCAAAACATTAAATGAAGAAGCATTTTTACAAAAACACAAAATCATTCTCATCAACCTTCCGTTAAGCGTAAGACAAGCATTCCTAATGGCAGGTGTTCGCAATTTATTCCCCATCGCAAATAATGAAGAAGCCGCGTTCAAAATGGCTTCAAGACCCAGTAGGTAA
- a CDS encoding diacylglycerol/polyprenol kinase family protein, which yields MSSGFNFFRKIWHVLGLIIPVTLYLDPFRDAFGLVYATRAILVSSLGIFLLALFLLEIFRLSHSGFEAFFYQYFGFLMKESERKRFNGTVPYFLANLIVVCFFPAEVAILAILFLVIGDPFAAYVGSKYGKHRFYNGKSIEGVFGFLIPAFIFSVFVLYLITKSHPESFLSLYDHHGFTWTPIVIVFVSVVLSCVTEFFSNTTAKGLVDDNLLIPVVGAISLSVLSLLYLDYTPMDFFFDPNALYIQK from the coding sequence ATGAGTTCAGGATTTAATTTTTTTCGTAAAATTTGGCATGTATTGGGACTCATCATTCCCGTTACTTTATATTTGGATCCATTCCGAGATGCTTTCGGACTTGTTTATGCCACTCGAGCCATCCTCGTGTCTTCACTCGGAATTTTCCTTTTAGCACTTTTTCTATTGGAAATATTTCGTTTGAGTCATAGTGGATTTGAAGCCTTTTTTTATCAGTATTTTGGATTTCTCATGAAAGAATCTGAACGAAAACGATTTAATGGGACAGTTCCATATTTTCTTGCCAACTTAATCGTTGTTTGCTTTTTTCCAGCGGAAGTCGCTATCCTTGCAATTCTATTTTTAGTCATAGGAGATCCATTTGCTGCTTATGTGGGCAGTAAATATGGCAAACATCGTTTTTATAATGGGAAATCCATCGAGGGTGTTTTTGGTTTTTTGATTCCGGCTTTTATCTTTTCAGTTTTTGTTTTGTATCTCATCACAAAATCTCACCCTGAAAGTTTTCTTTCTCTGTATGATCACCATGGATTTACTTGGACTCCCATCGTGATCGTTTTTGTATCGGTTGTTTTGTCTTGTGTTACGGAGTTTTTTTCCAATACGACAGCAAAAGGATTGGTTGATGACAACCTCCTCATTCCTGTGGTCGGTGCAATTTCCCTTTCCGTATTATCGTTGTTATATTTAGATTATACACCAATGGATTTTTTCTTTGATCCAAATGCATTGTACATTCAAAAATAA
- a CDS encoding DUF4416 family protein, which yields MPQEILERPAGASFFLIVSYENEDTLFELKNLSEKRFSKILYESLLLPRWIPDESEREFSYPGRFTKVLSFKQRIHREEIVEKKKDCLEFQSILQKKDLSTLLIPGYVTSHNIVIAKSKDDFHRMYLFQGVYAETVYYFSRGILQPLPSTQNYFKEKEVIYFFNTLRESYEFNKFKS from the coding sequence ATGCCCCAAGAGATTTTAGAGAGACCAGCAGGCGCATCATTTTTTCTCATAGTATCTTATGAGAATGAAGATACATTATTTGAATTAAAAAATTTAAGCGAAAAACGTTTTTCTAAAATACTTTATGAGTCATTACTATTACCAAGATGGATTCCCGATGAATCGGAACGTGAATTTTCCTATCCAGGTCGTTTTACAAAGGTTTTGTCTTTCAAACAAAGAATCCATAGAGAAGAAATTGTTGAGAAAAAAAAAGACTGTTTAGAATTCCAGTCAATCCTCCAAAAAAAGGATTTAAGTACATTACTAATTCCTGGTTATGTTACTTCACATAACATAGTCATTGCGAAATCTAAGGATGATTTCCACCGTATGTATTTGTTCCAAGGGGTCTATGCGGAAACAGTTTATTATTTTTCTAGGGGCATCTTACAACCTCTTCCTTCCACACAAAATTATTTCAAAGAAAAAGAGGTAATTTATTTTTTTAATACACTCAGGGAATCATATGAGTTTAACAAATTTAAATCTTAA
- a CDS encoding TldD/PmbA family protein → MDRGAIEKRLSDQKDLLTNLISKAKSNGIEQVEIYSSYGYSEDVSLEKNDLNNCTATEENMFGIRVIHEGNQGFLISNHIPSLYTSIEEAYQLAKSQSTPDPDLVLPETRPITNQFDTYDSSLDTMGIEDLVSYAKEALGWRNDLYDKINIDSGDFSLSKGYKLIVSSKGVMAHELGAELSASVMGMGVDGDLVGSFDYDSASGFTKDQFQSLWKKAFHNFGDKCMGALYAKPTTGFQGKVLLPPDAVYSFFLGLFIGSLNGTSLRKGKSKMAGKIGEKVASSLLSIWDDPTNKGFMGSTGFDREGMPTSFKKVLTEGVLESYFYNTYEAKKAKLPISNGCATGGAQSLPGCGPKQLQIAPGNANKDEFFKLPGKTLFVNRISGTKDGASGDFSGVVKGGYLLEGGEKIPVREVQIVGNAFDALNQIEAISKEGELIGESSFVPYMLLDGFTITGVMEN, encoded by the coding sequence ATGGATCGTGGTGCGATAGAAAAACGATTAAGCGACCAGAAAGATTTACTTACCAATTTAATTTCGAAAGCAAAATCAAATGGAATCGAACAAGTAGAGATTTATTCCAGTTATGGTTATTCAGAGGATGTAAGTTTAGAAAAAAACGATCTTAATAATTGTACAGCAACAGAAGAAAATATGTTTGGGATCCGCGTGATCCATGAAGGAAACCAAGGGTTTCTCATTTCCAATCACATTCCTAGTTTGTATACATCGATCGAAGAAGCATATCAATTGGCAAAAAGCCAGTCCACTCCAGATCCGGATTTAGTATTACCAGAAACACGACCAATCACAAACCAATTTGATACCTATGATAGTTCCCTTGATACGATGGGGATTGAAGACCTCGTTTCCTACGCCAAAGAAGCACTAGGTTGGCGAAATGATTTGTATGATAAAATCAATATTGACTCAGGTGATTTTTCGCTTAGCAAAGGTTATAAGTTAATCGTATCTTCTAAAGGAGTGATGGCTCATGAACTTGGTGCTGAACTTTCTGCTTCTGTTATGGGGATGGGTGTGGACGGAGATCTCGTTGGTAGTTTTGACTATGATTCTGCAAGTGGTTTCACAAAAGACCAATTCCAGTCACTTTGGAAAAAGGCGTTCCATAATTTCGGAGATAAATGTATGGGAGCCTTGTATGCAAAACCAACAACTGGATTCCAAGGTAAAGTTTTACTCCCACCAGATGCCGTGTATTCCTTTTTCCTAGGGCTTTTTATTGGATCCTTGAATGGAACTAGTTTACGAAAAGGAAAATCAAAAATGGCAGGGAAAATTGGTGAAAAAGTTGCCTCTTCGTTACTCTCCATATGGGATGATCCAACAAACAAAGGTTTTATGGGATCGACTGGTTTTGACAGAGAAGGAATGCCTACCTCTTTCAAAAAAGTCTTAACTGAAGGAGTTCTCGAATCTTATTTTTATAATACATATGAAGCTAAAAAAGCGAAACTTCCCATTTCCAATGGATGTGCGACTGGAGGTGCCCAAAGCCTACCAGGTTGTGGGCCAAAACAATTACAAATTGCTCCAGGAAATGCAAACAAAGATGAGTTTTTTAAACTGCCAGGCAAAACACTTTTTGTGAATCGAATCTCAGGCACAAAAGATGGAGCATCGGGAGATTTTTCTGGAGTTGTGAAAGGTGGTTATCTCTTAGAGGGTGGAGAAAAAATCCCAGTTCGCGAAGTTCAAATTGTAGGTAATGCATTTGATGCTTTAAACCAAATTGAAGCAATTTCAAAAGAGGGTGAACTCATAGGAGAATCATCCTTTGTTCCCTATATGTTACTCGATGGATTTACAATTACTGGTGTTATGGAAAACTAA
- a CDS encoding TldD/PmbA family protein: MRDLLKECLSEESGFVELRYHHKESRSFFAERGRVESTALRKRTGVGVRVLESGTWGFASTSEITKASIQNAMQIAKKAARLSSALRKDKIPNLPKANFAVGDFIGKGIEDFRSRSVEEKLKMVLDIQNEATRHSNKLQSVGCGYSEIYEEKAIVTTDGANSFFSLVRPEFRVSAVAKDDGKLESGSHSIGVTGGWDCLFRSQSPSQISEEACKTAVDLLSSELPLGGLSTVILSPSIVGLLVHEAIGHTVEADFVLSGSVAQGKIGHRVGSDLVTLCDSGASEFYEGAGGTIPVDDEGVIPTNTVIIKNGILSSYLHNRETAERFGVAPTGSARAWEYGDVPLIRMRNTFLLPGDSSLEEMIANTKDGYYLDGAKNGQADATGEFMFAVQKAYRIQNGKITNLLKGVTVSGLAFDVLQNVDMVSKEFKWDLGSGHCGKGQPAKVDAGGPYVRTKVLLGGK; encoded by the coding sequence ATGCGTGACCTTTTAAAAGAATGTTTGTCAGAAGAATCTGGATTTGTTGAGTTACGTTACCATCACAAAGAAAGTCGTTCCTTTTTTGCAGAACGTGGGCGTGTGGAATCCACTGCTTTACGGAAACGTACAGGGGTTGGTGTCAGAGTATTAGAATCAGGGACTTGGGGTTTTGCTTCTACTAGTGAAATCACAAAGGCCTCTATCCAAAACGCGATGCAAATCGCAAAAAAAGCAGCTAGGCTTTCTTCTGCCTTACGCAAAGATAAAATCCCAAATTTACCAAAGGCAAATTTTGCGGTTGGTGACTTTATTGGAAAAGGGATCGAAGACTTTCGTTCTCGTTCTGTGGAAGAAAAATTGAAAATGGTTCTTGATATCCAAAACGAAGCGACGAGACATTCCAACAAACTGCAGTCAGTTGGTTGTGGTTACTCAGAAATTTATGAAGAAAAAGCCATTGTCACAACAGATGGGGCAAACAGTTTTTTTAGTTTGGTAAGACCAGAATTTCGAGTTTCTGCTGTTGCCAAAGATGATGGAAAATTGGAATCAGGTTCCCATTCCATAGGTGTCACTGGTGGTTGGGATTGTTTGTTTCGAAGCCAATCCCCTTCTCAGATATCGGAAGAAGCCTGCAAAACTGCTGTGGATTTACTTTCCAGCGAACTTCCACTGGGTGGGTTATCAACAGTCATTCTCAGTCCTTCCATTGTTGGACTGCTTGTCCATGAAGCGATTGGACATACCGTTGAAGCCGATTTTGTGCTCTCAGGTTCTGTTGCCCAAGGGAAAATTGGCCACCGTGTTGGTTCCGACTTAGTGACGTTATGCGATTCGGGAGCTTCCGAATTTTATGAAGGGGCTGGTGGTACCATCCCTGTGGATGACGAAGGTGTGATACCAACAAATACAGTCATCATCAAAAATGGAATTCTTTCCTCTTACCTCCATAACCGTGAGACTGCGGAACGATTTGGAGTTGCACCTACTGGTTCTGCGAGAGCTTGGGAATATGGAGATGTTCCTCTCATTCGAATGCGAAATACATTTTTACTCCCTGGTGATTCTAGTTTAGAAGAGATGATTGCTAATACCAAAGATGGGTATTATCTGGATGGAGCTAAAAACGGCCAAGCGGATGCGACTGGTGAGTTTATGTTTGCCGTACAAAAAGCGTATCGAATCCAAAATGGAAAAATCACCAATTTGCTGAAAGGGGTAACTGTTTCTGGTCTTGCCTTTGATGTTTTACAAAATGTAGACATGGTTTCCAAAGAATTTAAATGGGATTTGGGATCGGGCCATTGTGGGAAAGGACAACCTGCGAAAGTTGATGCCGGTGGACCGTATGTTCGCACAAAAGTTTTATTAGGTGGTAAATAA